CAGTCATGAAAGAGCATATAATTGGTCGGGTATCGTTTTATCATGGTTATTGAAGAACTCGGCATCAAGCCATGAACTTCCACTTGTAGTGGAATAATATAATTTCAAGGTAATATTAATGTAGTTAGAAAATTTACCTGAGACAGCCCACTCTCTGACCATAAAGTCCCATATTTTTAGCATATGATTGAGCACATCCTATTAGATGGCCATCCTCAAGAAAAATCCGAATGGACTTGGCATCCCTTTCTGGATCACCACTGGCAAAACCTTGATATGCCATATCGAATAAGGCGAAATGTCCTTTAACCTGACGATAACATATTTTACCACATTAGTAAATTAACACACTGTTGCATAATCaattataagaaaatattaatatgCAAACTAGCAACATATACATGCAACAGAGTTTCAAACCAAGGAATGTGACCTTAAATTGGTTTGAGATCTCTTTCCACTGTTCTTCCGTAGGATCCACTCCAGTTGGATTATGAGCACAAGCATGAAGGAGAAAGAAAGACCCATTTGGCGCATTCTGTTCCCAAATTGAAGAAGTAACAATCTTATTATATTTAGCTATATAGCAAGTCAGTATAAAGATCAAGTTCAAGGTGTATAAAGTTATTTGCACCTTCACGTCATCCATCAATCCAGCAAAGTCCAAACCCTTTGATTCAGGATGATAGTAATGGAATGTTCTCTGAGGGACATGAGCATCTCTCCAGATATTGTGATGACTGCCACAATATCATAGTATGTCGTGAATTATGCTAGCAAATAGTAGCTGTTTAAGTGAGAGCAGAACAACTGGTGCAAGGTACAGCATAATTTTATGGAGATTCATAGTCAGTGTTGTTAGGGGTGTGTGGCGTTCCGGGGCGATTAGGTAAAAACCTAAGGCGAGCACTCCACGAACCAGGGTGTAAttcaaaaaaatactaaaatctgaaaaaatggaaagaaaaacaGGAAAAAAGTAGTACTAACTTTGACCAGGTAGGAACTGGAATGTAAATCTGTGAGTCAGGGGAAAAACGCTTTTGAAAGTCTGCAAAGAGCCTGCATGCACCAGTTCCTGAAAGAGCTTGCACTGCTGCAATTCTCTTGTCTTTAATTAAGTCGGAGTCCTCCCCATAAGCCAGCTTTAAAGTCTCTTGAACCATGTTCACACTTCCGCCCATGGGAAGATATTCCCTGAATCAAAAGCAGTTAATTCTAAATCCTCTGTAAAAGATATCCAGAACCATTTTTCACTTTACTTGGGAGGATGGAGGAATTGGGATTCAGACCCATTTAGAACAATTTTACTAAGAAGAATTTAGAATTAGAAGCCATTTGACTTATTGACATAATTTAGATATTATAATTAACTTAAAAATCTATCTGAGGCCGCACTTTTGTATTAATCATGTATTTTAGAATTAGCCATTCCACTAAACATTTTGTGATATAGAATAACTATAAGAGCACACATCTAAGTTCAACCTGGTCCCAATATATATGAAACATTGCAACATAATACCACTATTTGTTTACTAATTCTACATTTTCATCATGGTTTCATTTTGCTTCCTTGAGCATATAACACATTATTCAGGTGTGATAAAGCTATGATGGACCAAAGAAGatggaaaacaaaaaaagaatcaGGAAATTCTTATCCTCGAGCTGCATAAAAAAGGGAATCAAACTAAGCATTAATTAAAGTTTGAAACAGGGACCACGGCACAGCTATAACTTGAAAAGAAATGCATTTAGATGTCTACTAAGAATCTCACATAATGCCACTACTTTATCACCTAACAACCACCACCTACTTTATTGTGAAATTCTCGGATGGAAAGGGCTAACACCAACCTCACACCATCCAACGGCACTGGATCAAGGAGTCGTAATAAACTGTATATTTCACCCTATCATTCACGCTATCAATTGGAATTTCTACTGTAAAACAGTGTTTCTTATACTGTTCCATTGTATCAATTCATGATAAACGAGCATTAATTATACAGATACACCTTATCATCCACACTATTCCGTATACAGATACGAAGCCTCGGTGTGGAACAAAATAACTCCGATACAGTGATACTTACTATCTAGCACAGATCACACATTATGAATGATTTACAGCAGAGCATTAGCGATTatcaaacaactcaaaaacaatgaACCATTACTACCTGTTCAATGTTTTCAGAGAAATAAATTTACAGCAGTAAGTTTTAACAAAAGAAATCTTACATGTTCGAATTGCCGGCGATTCTCCTCTCCGCTTCTCTGACGCACTCCAGGACCACCGGCTTTCCGTTATCATCACGATAAGCTCCCTTTCACCGAACAATGCAAACACATAATTAGGAAAGAGGAAAAGAAGACCGTGATTTCATCGAAATTCACCAGATATATTCCGAAAAACAACGAAACACGCATCTTCCGCAAAATAAGGCAACATGATTCCGCAAAAAGCACTGATCTATTCCTAGTAATCTAGTTCGATCAGgggaaaacaaaaatcaaatagaaacacaacaaaaaagGTAGAGTAAAAAGAAGCTAAGAAAAATAGAAGCCAAAAACAAGAGAAAAGCATCCGAAAAATCCTCAACGCGGCGAAATACTCACAACGCCGACATTGACTTTTGCAGGACTAGGATCGGCGAGGAAAGCTTCGGTAACGCCGAGGATGGGATCCTTGGCAGCAGGCTCCACGTGGCGCCACCACGCCGTGGACATGGATCGCGCAGCTCCGGAGCTGGCAAGACGACACGATGACCCGGCCCGAATGAGGTGTGCCATTGGAAATGGAGTGCGGCGGAGCAGAAGCGAAGGAGAGCGAGAATTGGAAGCGGAGATCCGATTCGATTAATTTATTGTTGCTTTTGTCTAGAAATGCGCAATCTTTTCCATGGACAAAATCGCCGATAAAAAAGCCTGCAGATATCGGCGCCGATTTGGGATTTACGTCTTTCACCCGACTCACTGGCTGTTTTTATCTGGGGTTTGACCAAATATACAGGGTGTTTTAGGTATTACactaatatttgtatttatgatgacaaaaaaatcTGAGGTGTTACATAGGATAGCAGCATGAGTTCATCATCATTGTTTAGTAAATCGAAATTAAAACAATTTGCAGATTTTACATTCTATATTTTGTCGTTCCATTCCATCGAGTTCATCATCATTGTTTAGTAAATCGAAATTAAAACAATTTGCAGATTTTATTGCAGcagccaaaaaaaaaaaagacgattccgtcgccttggcggccccACACTCCGTCCCGACATCATGTGCAGATTTTACATTCTATATTTTGTCGTTCCATTCCATTGtttagtcattttctttttacgataaattttaaattaacaaaaaatatgcTTAGAGCATTCTCACCCGTggtcttgccaaagagcatagATGTGAGTCCaaacccacttttattacttttttgcTTCCTGCTCTtaggtaagagcacaacactcacatccatgctcttccgcaagaacatgctcaagggtcccaccattctattattcaatttaaataaaaatatttccacaatattagaatgcattaaaaatacccggaatactattacaaattactaaaaagtcaaaaattacataattcaaatcctaaaaatttaaaattacataattcaaatcctaaaaatttaaaattacataattaaattcataaaatttaaaaaaaatctactgctcgtggccgaatttcgcccaaatgtgtttgattaggtcttcttgtagctcagtgtgggttcgggtatcgcgcattgtatgtcttgtttcgatcctctcgcccaccgtcgtatgcacacctcagcGTGGGgaagacctcgcggttgagcttccagcTTCATCCTCATCGTAAAAGTgaccgccctcggtccttcgtcagctataatcatattgtgcaagataatacacgtgtacatgatgtcgacgaTATTgttaacgtaccacagccgagatggggccttcacaatgttgaatcggccttgaaggaccccaaaagctttttctacgtctttccgagcagactcttgacACTGCCCTAAAAGAATCCGTCTCGGGTCTAGCGGAttgctgaacgtcttcacgaaagtcgaccaccttgggtagataccatcggcgagatagtaacccatgtggtatgcatttccgttgatggtgaagtcgatcgccggtgctacaccattcaaaacatcattgaagagtggtgaagaatagagcacgttcaagtcgttgttggatccggcaacactgaaatatgcatgccaaatccataggcggtagtcggcgaccgcttcaaggataagcgttgggccgccgcctttgtggccgatTAAGTATTGCCCCcatccaagcagtcgggcaattcttccacttccaatgcatgcagtcaatgctgctaAGCATACCaggaaaaccgtggactgtttcgtgaagattaagcaaccgttgacaatcatcgATGGTGGGTGCctgaaggaattcctcaccgaaagcagaacgaacgccgtcgcaaaaaattttaaggcataggattccagttgactcacccacatgcaaatactcgtcgaagaggtcagccgtttgcccagtagcaagttgtcggatagcacaagtacacttctgcaacaccgagagactttgccgaccagtTGCGTCTCTagttgattgaaagtattcaacacgggcggacaatgtgttgacaatacacATAAACAACCGTTTCGACATGCGAAAAACGACGCCGAAAGTAATCCTCCAGAAActgcggctggtcggaaaaatagtcggcaacgagcctttcgttggctccctcccggtcaagagggatgtagcggcgaattgatctagttggtcgaggaggaggggcgggggtagtgGCCACGACATAGgattcataggcggcacgatattgttcatagtattcttgttcttcgcgctccgcttcagccatgatatcgatgaaatccatttttagagaggatttgagtgagagaggaagatgtagatgtgttgcatgaaaaaatatgaatgagagatgatttgatgtgaaaaatggatgatgaatgtgtgtatttatagatgattttgggaataaaaaataaaaaaaatttcaaaaaaacggtaataaaacggccatatttttaggaatctgaaaatatattttttaaattttttgtgttattttaatttttttaaaaaaagaaaaaacgaaaTTGCCAACGGCAATCAGGAAACGTCACGTCAGTTGCTCGCTGGCacagacgtgctcgatgcatcgagcagtgccgtgccagcggcaagagtgCAACGGCGAGCAGGGCggtgccgcgccagcggcacggacgccgtccgttgGCGCGAGCACCGCTACGGATGCTCTTAAAGTCCAATTTTAATATTACTATATGGccatttcatattttttgcTCAAAATATTTGTTTAATAGCTTTTAGTCCTTTGTATTACTCCCATCGTCCCATTTTAGGAGTCCCAGTTGTgtttgacacaagttttaaaaaatctatagaaaagttggtgaaaaaatatagtgaaatgtgagtcctaattttttatattatataataaaatgtgagtagaaaaaaTTTAGTGGAACATAGAGCctaataccatttatggaatatttcaaTCGGGATTCCTAAAGTGAGACACctaaaaatggtaaaccgggactcctaaagtgagaCATAGGGGTACAAATTAGTCAATTTAAATCTAAAAGCTGAGAAAACTGTAAATTTTAACCGATAAACTCAGTtttgacaaaattaattaattaatttgtcatCAATAGTTGTACTCCTCGTTAAGTTGCAAAATTTCTTTAACCAATAAGAGAATAAGTGCAGAAGTGCAGTGTTGAAGAAAGTTTTGGACACAGTCATTTTGGCTGCAGCAGTACAGCACTCTGGAGCCTCTTTGTGGCGAAATTTAGTATAGTACACTTGCCTCTGCAATGTTTTCCAaagcaattttatttttcttttacaatGTATATGCTCAGTATAATCTCCACAAATTATGCCACTACAGTTGATAAATAACCAGGCTAAGTTAGAATCAGATGGGCTTGAGCTCACGCTTATCCATTGAGATAACCTACTGGTTCAATCAAGTTTCAATTGAATTTTAATTCAAACGAATACTCCATTAACTTACATCATTATCGAAGTTAATGTTAAATTATTAATGTATGAGCTCAAAGTCAAATTAGTTGGATTCTAGGATAAATGGCTCGGCCACATTAAGGGATGTATTCCTTGTCAACTATAGCCAGCGGGTTGTTCGAATTTTTCTCGAGGGCTCCAGCTAGGTGATCCTTTATCCCAACCTTGTTAGTGTTGACAGTGGATTACCTCTCTCCATCTCTAGACAAGCTCATTTTAGGAAAGAATGAGATGGCCTATCTGTaatatccgattttt
This sequence is a window from Salvia splendens isolate huo1 chromosome 5, SspV2, whole genome shotgun sequence. Protein-coding genes within it:
- the LOC121804567 gene encoding aspartate aminotransferase, mitochondrial-like, which produces MAHLIRAGSSCRLASSGAARSMSTAWWRHVEPAAKDPILGVTEAFLADPSPAKVNVGVGAYRDDNGKPVVLECVREAERRIAGNSNMEYLPMGGSVNMVQETLKLAYGEDSDLIKDKRIAAVQALSGTGACRLFADFQKRFSPDSQIYIPVPTWSNHHNIWRDAHVPQRTFHYYHPESKGLDFAGLMDDVKNAPNGSFFLLHACAHNPTGVDPTEEQWKEISNQFKVKGHFALFDMAYQGFASGDPERDAKSIRIFLEDGHLIGCAQSYAKNMGLYGQRVGCLSVVCEDDKQAVAVKSQLQQLARPMYSNPPVHGALIVSTILSDPDLKKLWLKEVKGMADRIIGMRTALKQNLEKLGSPLSWEHITKQIGMFCYSGMTPEQVDRLTNEFHIYMTRNGRISMAGVTTGNVGYLANAIHEVTKSG